A part of Arachis hypogaea cultivar Tifrunner chromosome 12, arahy.Tifrunner.gnm2.J5K5, whole genome shotgun sequence genomic DNA contains:
- the LOC112727504 gene encoding uncharacterized protein isoform X1 encodes MAFLAAVFILPAGTLFILSGLIVNAMQIQEFDEARKKFSNAKSLSSSQFFDQNKAVDVAAQATLSKFSGFPESSEAGEAEQQWCCALMQEHEFFFLFPQMEEPSGRTWFKPWCFSLFIYLSLKVKGWRFHNQHLILNFLKGYAVEISQPALEIFQLLTVLRTGLRLPWYPN; translated from the exons atgGCGTTCCTAGCAGCAGTTTTTATTCTTCCTGCAGGCACTCTTTTCATTCTCTCAGGCCTTATTGTTAACGCAATGCAG ATTCAAGAATTTGACGAAGCAAGAAAGAAGTTCTCAAATGCTAAATCTCTTTCTTCCTCCCAATTTTTTGATCAGAACAAAGCTGTAGACGTGGCTGCTCAAGCTACTTTGTCAAAGTTTTCAG gaTTTCCCGAGAGTTCTGAGGCTGGCGAAGCTGAGCAACAATGGTGCTGTGCTCTTATGCAAGAACACgagtttttctttctcttccctcaAATGGAGGAACCTTCTGGGAGGACATGGTTCAAGCCGTGGTGTTTTTCTTTGT TTATATATCTATCATTAAAAGTGAAGGGCTGGAGATTTCACAACCAGCACTTGATCCTCAACTTTCTGAAAGGTTATGCTGTGGAGATTTCACAACCAGCTCTGGAGATTTTTCAGTTACTTACTGTGCTTAGAACTGGGCTTCGACTTCCTTGGTATCCAAATTAA
- the LOC112727504 gene encoding uncharacterized protein isoform X4, protein MAFLAAVFILPAGTLFILSGLIVNAMQIQEFDEARKKFSNAKSLSSSQFFDQNKAVDVAAQATLSKFSGSSAISSAVHTLDFPRVLRLAKLSNNGAVLLCKNTSFSFSSLKWRNLLGGHGSSRGVFLCLYIYH, encoded by the exons atgGCGTTCCTAGCAGCAGTTTTTATTCTTCCTGCAGGCACTCTTTTCATTCTCTCAGGCCTTATTGTTAACGCAATGCAG ATTCAAGAATTTGACGAAGCAAGAAAGAAGTTCTCAAATGCTAAATCTCTTTCTTCCTCCCAATTTTTTGATCAGAACAAAGCTGTAGACGTGGCTGCTCAAGCTACTTTGTCAAAGTTTTCA GGTTCATCTGCCATCTCCAGTGCTGTTCATACCCTC gaTTTCCCGAGAGTTCTGAGGCTGGCGAAGCTGAGCAACAATGGTGCTGTGCTCTTATGCAAGAACACgagtttttctttctcttccctcaAATGGAGGAACCTTCTGGGAGGACATGGTTCAAGCCGTGGTGTTTTTCTTTGT TTATATATCTATCATTAA
- the LOC112727504 gene encoding uncharacterized protein isoform X2 — protein sequence MAFLAAVFILPAGTLFILSGLIVNAMQIQEFDEARKKFSNAKSLSSSQFFDQNKAVDVAAQATLSKFSGSSAISSAVHTLDFPRVLRLAKLSNNGAVLLCKNTSFSFSSLKWRNLLGGHGSSRGVFLCDEDIFLWDEDLGV from the exons atgGCGTTCCTAGCAGCAGTTTTTATTCTTCCTGCAGGCACTCTTTTCATTCTCTCAGGCCTTATTGTTAACGCAATGCAG ATTCAAGAATTTGACGAAGCAAGAAAGAAGTTCTCAAATGCTAAATCTCTTTCTTCCTCCCAATTTTTTGATCAGAACAAAGCTGTAGACGTGGCTGCTCAAGCTACTTTGTCAAAGTTTTCA GGTTCATCTGCCATCTCCAGTGCTGTTCATACCCTC gaTTTCCCGAGAGTTCTGAGGCTGGCGAAGCTGAGCAACAATGGTGCTGTGCTCTTATGCAAGAACACgagtttttctttctcttccctcaAATGGAGGAACCTTCTGGGAGGACATGGTTCAAGCCGTGGTGTTTTTCTTTGT GATGAGGACATTTTCCTTTGGGATGAGGACCTTGGAGTTTAA
- the LOC112727504 gene encoding uncharacterized protein isoform X6, with translation MAFLAAVFILPAGTLFILSGLIVNAMQIQEFDEARKKFSNAKSLSSSQFFDQNKAVDVAAQATLSKFSGFPESSEAGEAEQQWCCALMQEHEFFFLFPQMEEPSGRTWFKPWCFSL, from the exons atgGCGTTCCTAGCAGCAGTTTTTATTCTTCCTGCAGGCACTCTTTTCATTCTCTCAGGCCTTATTGTTAACGCAATGCAG ATTCAAGAATTTGACGAAGCAAGAAAGAAGTTCTCAAATGCTAAATCTCTTTCTTCCTCCCAATTTTTTGATCAGAACAAAGCTGTAGACGTGGCTGCTCAAGCTACTTTGTCAAAGTTTTCAG gaTTTCCCGAGAGTTCTGAGGCTGGCGAAGCTGAGCAACAATGGTGCTGTGCTCTTATGCAAGAACACgagtttttctttctcttccctcaAATGGAGGAACCTTCTGGGAGGACATGGTTCAAGCCGTGGTGTTTTTCTTTGT GA
- the LOC112727504 gene encoding uncharacterized protein isoform X5, translating to MAFLAAVFILPAGTLFILSGLIVNAMQIQEFDEARKKFSNAKSLSSSQFFDQNKAVDVAAQATLSKFSGFPESSEAGEAEQQWCCALMQEHEFFFLFPQMEEPSGRTWFKPWCFSLCICGKGPQGLVNAV from the exons atgGCGTTCCTAGCAGCAGTTTTTATTCTTCCTGCAGGCACTCTTTTCATTCTCTCAGGCCTTATTGTTAACGCAATGCAG ATTCAAGAATTTGACGAAGCAAGAAAGAAGTTCTCAAATGCTAAATCTCTTTCTTCCTCCCAATTTTTTGATCAGAACAAAGCTGTAGACGTGGCTGCTCAAGCTACTTTGTCAAAGTTTTCAG gaTTTCCCGAGAGTTCTGAGGCTGGCGAAGCTGAGCAACAATGGTGCTGTGCTCTTATGCAAGAACACgagtttttctttctcttccctcaAATGGAGGAACCTTCTGGGAGGACATGGTTCAAGCCGTGGTGTTTTTCTTTGT GCATATGTGGAAAAGGTCCACAAGGCCTAGTGAATGCAGTTTAG
- the LOC112727504 gene encoding uncharacterized protein isoform X3 codes for MAFLAAVFILPAGTLFILSGLIVNAMQIQEFDEARKKFSNAKSLSSSQFFDQNKAVDVAAQATLSKFSGSSAISSAVHTLDFPRVLRLAKLSNNGAVLLCKNTSFSFSSLKWRNLLGGHGSSRGVFLCAYVEKVHKA; via the exons atgGCGTTCCTAGCAGCAGTTTTTATTCTTCCTGCAGGCACTCTTTTCATTCTCTCAGGCCTTATTGTTAACGCAATGCAG ATTCAAGAATTTGACGAAGCAAGAAAGAAGTTCTCAAATGCTAAATCTCTTTCTTCCTCCCAATTTTTTGATCAGAACAAAGCTGTAGACGTGGCTGCTCAAGCTACTTTGTCAAAGTTTTCA GGTTCATCTGCCATCTCCAGTGCTGTTCATACCCTC gaTTTCCCGAGAGTTCTGAGGCTGGCGAAGCTGAGCAACAATGGTGCTGTGCTCTTATGCAAGAACACgagtttttctttctcttccctcaAATGGAGGAACCTTCTGGGAGGACATGGTTCAAGCCGTGGTGTTTTTCTTTGT GCATATGTGGAAAAGGTCCACAAGGCCTAG
- the LOC112727504 gene encoding uncharacterized protein isoform X7, producing the protein MAFLAAVFILPAGTLFILSGLIVNAMQIQEFDEARKKFSNAKSLSSSQFFDQNKAVDVAAQATLSKFSGSSAISSAVHTLVCVFLLLIIILYKLFALHSYIYIYNFRISREF; encoded by the exons atgGCGTTCCTAGCAGCAGTTTTTATTCTTCCTGCAGGCACTCTTTTCATTCTCTCAGGCCTTATTGTTAACGCAATGCAG ATTCAAGAATTTGACGAAGCAAGAAAGAAGTTCTCAAATGCTAAATCTCTTTCTTCCTCCCAATTTTTTGATCAGAACAAAGCTGTAGACGTGGCTGCTCAAGCTACTTTGTCAAAGTTTTCA GGTTCATCTGCCATCTCCAGTGCTGTTCATACCCTCGTTTGTGTTTTTCTTCTACTTATTATTATCCTTTATAAACTGTTTgcattgcattcatatatatatatatataattttaggaTTTCCCGAGAGTTCTGA